The following are from one region of the Arachis duranensis cultivar V14167 chromosome 10, aradu.V14167.gnm2.J7QH, whole genome shotgun sequence genome:
- the LOC107469038 gene encoding uncharacterized protein LOC107469038 has protein sequence MQENPPMVITAEVGTGLVKRILVDTGADSNIMFRNVFDALGLRDTDLKTHQHGVVGLGDHFIKPDGIISLSVSIGRGPERRTIMAEFVVLRDSTAYNIIKGKETINELEAIIYTKLLVMKFVPDNGSIGSIKGDLETAVACDNANLSLRKKSKEVARVFLADLDARVEDKPRPEPEGDLEKIKVSDSEAKFTFVNRNLPHELKEPLVELIRKNGDLFVWTPADMPGIDKVMSHHLAVRSEAKPVAQRRRKMKRNGKWRMCINYSDVNKACPKDSFSLPNIDALVDAASGYEYLSFMDAYSGYNQILMHQPDEEKTAFKMQGGNILLQGDAVWAEERGSHVPKADEQDIL, from the exons ATGCAGGAAAATCCCCCTATGGTGATCACAGCAGAGGTAGGAACCGGACTGGTTAAGCGAATCCTAGTGGATACCGGCGCGGATTCGAACATCATGTTCCGCAATGTATTTGACGCCCTAGGTCTACGAGATACTGACCTGAAGACACACCAGCATGGTGTGGTCGGTCTCGGAGACCACTTCATCAAGCCAGATGGGATAATCTCTTTATCGGTCTCCATAGGCAGGGGTCCAGAGAGGAGGACTATAATGGCGGAGTTCGTTGTCTTGAGGGATTCCACAGCCTACAACATCATAAAGGGCAAAGAAACCATCAACGAACTCGAAGCAATAATCTACACCAAGTTATTGGTAATGAAGTTTGTTCCTGATAATGGGTCGATTGGATCCATCAAGGGAGACTTAGAAACGGCAGTCGCATGCGACAACGCCAACCTCTCCCTAAGGAAGAAATCCAAGGAAGTAGCCAGGGTCTTCTTGGCCGACCTGGACGCAAGAGTCGAGGATAAGCCCAGGCCAGAGCCCGAGGGAGACCTCGAGAAAATCAAGGTCAGCGACTCGGAGGCAAAGTTCACCTTCGTGAACAGGAACCTCCCCCATGAGTTAAAGGAGCCGTTGGTGGAGCTAATTCGGAAAAACGGCGACCTGTTCGTGTGGACGCCAGCCGACATGCCGGGTATTGACAAGGTCATGTCGCACCACCTAGCGGTGAGATCGGAAGCTAAGCCGGTAGCGCAGAGGAGGAGGAAAAT GAAACGTAAcgggaagtggagaatgtgcataAACTACTCTGAcgtcaacaaagcctgccccaaGGACTCTTTCTCCCTCCCTAATATTGATGCACTGGTAGATGCAGCCTCGGGTTACGAGTACCTGAGCTTCATGGACGCCTATTCTGGGTATAACCAGATCCTGATGCATCAACCGGATGAAGAAAAGACGGCATTCAAAATGCAAGGGGGGAACATATTACTACAAGGTGATGCCGTTTGGGCTGAAGAACGCGGGAGCCACgtaccaaaggctgatgaacaagaTATTCTGTGA